From one Phocaeicola salanitronis DSM 18170 genomic stretch:
- a CDS encoding TetR/AcrR family transcriptional regulator, with protein sequence MIASVLFFNVTRSYKMDPDLKRKIINEAYRLFIAKGIRNTSFCDVALAVHKSKGAVIHHFPSKKQLVDAVIRLRFFPASKLTSEMASSPHENWNEFTLLYRNPIERAISDFPEELKGNGLMHYLQFVSSAGEYMDEFSRLYQELLFQEQNFLLEVVYKASREHKLAVHDAYSFSRQFFDSSIGKTFLCSL encoded by the coding sequence TTGATTGCGTCTGTGCTATTTTTCAATGTTACGCGCAGTTATAAAATGGATCCGGACTTAAAACGAAAGATAATCAATGAAGCATACAGGCTATTCATTGCAAAAGGTATAAGAAATACTTCATTTTGCGATGTAGCTTTGGCTGTGCATAAGTCCAAGGGGGCGGTTATCCATCATTTCCCTTCTAAAAAACAATTGGTAGATGCTGTCATCCGTTTGCGCTTTTTCCCTGCTTCTAAGCTTACCTCGGAAATGGCATCCAGCCCACACGAAAATTGGAATGAATTCACTCTTTTGTATAGGAATCCTATTGAACGTGCAATATCTGATTTCCCCGAGGAGTTGAAAGGAAACGGCTTGATGCATTATTTGCAATTTGTATCTTCTGCTGGTGAATACATGGATGAGTTTTCCCGTTTGTATCAGGAGTTGCTGTTTCAAGAACAGAACTTTCTTTTGGAAGTAGTTTATAAGGCATCACGGGAACATAAATTGGCTGTACATGACGCATATAGTTTTAGCCGGCAGTTTTTCGATTCTTCTATTGGAAAAACTTTCTTATGTTCGCTCTGA
- a CDS encoding StlD/DarB family beta-ketosynthase produces the protein MENDVFITGTSCYFPNAPVFNEYMEDYLGLITGQHSRVKPIILKQNGIKQRYYALTKEQKITHTNAEMAVYSIVKLLEQSSIVDQDIELLSCATSSPDQMLPSHASMVHGLLKKKPLEIFSASGICLSCLQAFKVAYWGILSGEKKNAICSTSELTSATLLSKNYDIEYEKCADLGVQPYMALEKDFLRFMLSDGASAVLLQNSPGTGKALRIEWVEMVSYANELPTCMFMGAEKREDGELKSWKVFSNQERIDRSLFVVKQDVKLLGLKAVPYWAKHIKSCLEMHSVSPDSISYVIPHVSSMFFYDKIINELKNVGVGIDESKWFTNLPKVGNIASAAIFAALDEFWRTHELKSGEKILLLVPESGRFSYGTVLLSVV, from the coding sequence ATGGAAAATGATGTTTTTATTACGGGAACATCCTGCTATTTCCCGAATGCCCCTGTATTCAATGAATACATGGAAGATTATTTAGGTTTAATTACTGGACAACATTCTAGAGTTAAACCTATAATACTGAAACAAAATGGAATTAAACAGCGTTATTATGCATTAACGAAAGAACAAAAGATTACTCATACGAATGCAGAAATGGCTGTTTACTCTATTGTAAAACTATTAGAGCAATCTTCTATAGTAGATCAAGATATAGAGTTATTATCGTGTGCGACATCAAGTCCAGATCAAATGCTTCCATCTCATGCTTCTATGGTGCATGGTCTGTTAAAGAAGAAGCCCTTAGAAATCTTTTCGGCTTCAGGAATATGCCTATCTTGTCTTCAGGCCTTTAAAGTAGCATATTGGGGAATTTTATCTGGAGAAAAAAAGAATGCAATATGTAGCACTTCAGAGTTGACATCTGCAACATTACTGTCTAAAAATTATGATATCGAATATGAAAAATGTGCAGATCTTGGAGTTCAACCATATATGGCACTTGAAAAAGATTTCTTACGGTTTATGCTTAGTGACGGAGCTAGTGCAGTTTTGCTCCAAAATAGTCCTGGTACAGGGAAAGCATTACGCATAGAGTGGGTAGAAATGGTATCTTATGCCAATGAACTTCCAACCTGTATGTTCATGGGAGCAGAAAAAAGAGAAGATGGGGAGTTAAAAAGTTGGAAAGTCTTTAGTAATCAAGAAAGAATAGATCGTTCTCTTTTTGTTGTAAAACAGGATGTTAAATTGTTAGGCCTAAAAGCCGTACCATATTGGGCTAAACATATCAAATCTTGTTTGGAAATGCACAGTGTTTCTCCGGATTCTATTTCTTACGTTATTCCCCATGTTTCATCTATGTTCTTCTATGATAAGATAATCAATGAATTGAAAAATGTGGGGGTGGGAATTGATGAAAGTAAGTGGTTTACCAATTTGCCTAAAGTGGGAAACATTGCATCTGCGGCTATTTTTGCGGCATTGGATGAGTTTTGGAGAACACATGAACTTAAATCCGGTGAAAAAATTTTGCTGTTAGTACCTGAAAGCGGACGCTTTTCTTATGGAACCGTATTATTAAGTGTGGTCTAA
- a CDS encoding TetR/AcrR family transcriptional regulator, translating to MQSVKGTETKNLIREAAFRLFLTEDYETVSLKDIEKITKMTRGCTSYHYPTKKDLLVDVINVYILDTQKNKHQSDSIYDMSLLEYINYYVENIAKTMDRLSQFVMPEAQINGTRAYMNLVLQAEKYYPGFHQMLNEIESQEIMQLKAILKRAQDKGEIRNTCNIELFAQQMRLVFLGKSYQDALKNGLNINALKEQLYFLYFLIKSK from the coding sequence ATGCAAAGTGTTAAAGGAACAGAAACAAAAAATTTGATACGAGAAGCTGCATTTAGATTGTTTCTGACTGAAGATTATGAAACGGTTTCTCTGAAAGATATAGAAAAAATTACTAAAATGACAAGAGGCTGTACTTCTTATCATTATCCGACAAAAAAGGATCTATTAGTGGACGTTATTAATGTGTATATTTTAGATACACAGAAAAACAAGCATCAATCTGATAGCATTTATGATATGTCTTTATTGGAATATATAAATTATTATGTAGAGAATATTGCGAAAACTATGGATAGACTTTCTCAGTTTGTTATGCCAGAAGCGCAAATCAATGGAACACGCGCGTATATGAATTTGGTTTTACAAGCAGAAAAATATTATCCGGGATTTCATCAAATGCTTAATGAAATAGAAAGTCAAGAAATTATGCAATTGAAAGCGATATTAAAACGGGCACAAGATAAAGGTGAAATACGTAACACATGCAATATAGAATTATTTGCTCAGCAAATGAGATTAGTTTTTTTAGGAAAGTCGTATCAAGATGCATTAAAAAATGGACTGAACATAAATGCTTTAAAAGAGCAACTCTATTTTTTATATTTTCTAATTAAAAGTAAATAG
- a CDS encoding AAA family ATPase, translating to MINSITLAGFTSFIDNSFSFVNGVNVLIGKNGTGKTHVLKCLASALQARHEFLAKQTTSKEQFEYTLAENVTHYFKPDFIGNLVNKSMVASKAFVKVAVDDKDLAFSFSATSKTTVKIEGDDKWGECQFIYIPPREMFSLFEGFIGLSSKRELSFDQTYINLAHSLALPVLRDIEGNPLKSAIELLESELGFKVLQMNGRFYIQTAEGNMEAHLVAEGLRKLASILYLILNGEINAKTILFWDEPESNLNPALIRVVAEFIRELQKCGLQIFIATHDYLLTHMLSLYSEYKEHTGVCVRFFGLHKEEGSIAVEESDTLTAIQNNPILEEYAAFYDLEQKYMSSYE from the coding sequence ATGATAAACAGTATAACATTAGCAGGATTTACCAGCTTCATCGACAATAGTTTCTCATTTGTCAATGGAGTCAATGTCCTTATTGGCAAAAACGGTACGGGAAAGACACATGTGCTCAAATGCTTAGCTTCTGCCTTGCAGGCACGTCATGAGTTCCTTGCCAAGCAAACTACTTCCAAAGAACAGTTTGAATACACATTAGCAGAAAACGTCACCCATTATTTCAAACCGGATTTCATCGGCAATCTGGTAAACAAGAGTATGGTGGCAAGTAAAGCATTTGTAAAGGTTGCTGTGGATGACAAGGATTTGGCATTCAGCTTTTCTGCTACATCCAAGACAACAGTCAAGATAGAGGGAGACGACAAATGGGGCGAGTGCCAGTTCATCTATATTCCGCCGCGTGAGATGTTTTCCCTGTTTGAGGGGTTTATAGGATTGAGCAGCAAACGTGAACTTTCATTCGATCAGACTTACATCAATCTGGCGCACTCGCTTGCTCTTCCCGTTTTGCGCGATATAGAAGGCAATCCCTTAAAGTCGGCTATCGAATTGTTAGAGAGTGAATTGGGTTTCAAAGTGCTTCAGATGAACGGCCGTTTTTACATACAGACGGCTGAGGGAAACATGGAAGCCCACTTGGTGGCTGAAGGGTTGCGCAAACTGGCATCCATCCTTTACCTTATCCTGAACGGTGAAATCAATGCCAAAACGATTTTATTTTGGGACGAACCGGAGTCCAATCTCAATCCGGCTCTCATCCGGGTAGTGGCCGAGTTCATTCGCGAACTTCAGAAGTGTGGCTTGCAGATTTTCATCGCCACACATGATTACTTGCTTACACACATGCTTTCTTTGTATTCTGAGTACAAGGAACACACGGGTGTATGTGTTCGTTTCTTCGGATTGCACAAAGAAGAAGGCAGTATAGCGGTCGAAGAAAGCGATACGCTCACAGCCATACAGAATAATCCGATTCTGGAGGAGTATGCGGCATTCTATGATTTGGAACAGAAATACATGAGCAGTTATGAGTGA